One Echinicola strongylocentroti DNA window includes the following coding sequences:
- the tenA gene encoding thiaminase II gives MSWTSEAWKRIAPLYDKVIHMPFNQELQSGTLPKETFKFYMAQDAFYLGEFGKALSTISGRLNDLDKVLAFSEFAAGAIVVERALHESYFKTLGLPDEVDPSPSCLLYTNYIRNQASFANIEKAVAAILPCFWIYKEVGDYIYAQQGSSENPYKNWIDTYAGEEFATSVAKALEITDQLAEKASPAAREEMFEAFEMASKLEWMFWDSAYRLEKWPV, from the coding sequence ATGAGCTGGACCAGTGAAGCATGGAAGCGAATCGCTCCCCTTTATGACAAGGTCATTCATATGCCTTTTAATCAAGAATTGCAGAGCGGCACACTTCCGAAGGAAACGTTTAAATTTTATATGGCTCAGGATGCTTTTTACCTGGGCGAATTTGGCAAGGCCCTCAGCACGATCAGCGGTCGTTTGAACGACTTGGATAAGGTGTTGGCATTTTCCGAATTTGCCGCTGGTGCCATCGTGGTGGAGAGAGCACTCCATGAGAGCTATTTCAAGACTTTGGGATTGCCTGATGAAGTAGATCCTTCACCATCCTGCCTGCTTTATACCAATTATATCAGAAATCAGGCAAGTTTTGCCAACATAGAGAAGGCAGTGGCAGCTATATTGCCTTGTTTTTGGATTTATAAAGAAGTAGGTGATTATATCTATGCACAACAAGGTTCAAGTGAAAATCCCTATAAAAACTGGATAGATACTTATGCCGGAGAGGAATTTGCCACTTCAGTCGCCAAGGCACTCGAAATCACCGACCAACTGGCAGAGAAAGCCAGCCCCGCAGCACGCGAGGAGATGTTTGAGGCATTTGAAATGGCATCTAAGCTGGAATGGATGTTTTGGGACAGTGCCTACCGCTTAGAGAAGTGGCCTGTTTAG
- the thiD gene encoding bifunctional hydroxymethylpyrimidine kinase/phosphomethylpyrimidine kinase, with amino-acid sequence MSNMIKTYVPVLTIAGSDSGGGAGIQADLKTFSALGCFGTSVITATTAQNTLGVKSIHDIPVQHIKEQLEAVLSDIRPKAIKIGMINRPEVVEVIVEALGQYPDIPVVFDPVMVATSGDRLIKEETVEVLKKELFPISHIITPNMDEAAVLIGKAVDSLPEMEKAASQLLTYGSAFVLVKGGHLNGDSVADVLCGHDGQMQVFKSEKITTGNVHGTGCTLSSAIAVFLAKGMEVEKAVELARNFVFQAIDAGKTVKTGQGSGPLNHFHQPKKMIIHELDQ; translated from the coding sequence ATGAGCAATATGATAAAGACCTATGTTCCTGTACTGACCATTGCTGGGTCAGACAGTGGCGGTGGAGCAGGCATTCAAGCAGACCTGAAGACATTTTCTGCCTTGGGTTGTTTTGGTACCAGTGTCATTACGGCAACGACGGCCCAAAACACCTTAGGCGTGAAGAGTATCCATGATATTCCCGTACAGCATATAAAAGAGCAGCTGGAGGCGGTGCTTTCGGATATCAGACCGAAGGCCATAAAGATCGGGATGATCAACCGGCCGGAAGTGGTTGAGGTGATTGTGGAAGCACTCGGTCAATACCCTGATATTCCCGTGGTTTTTGATCCTGTCATGGTGGCCACCAGTGGGGACCGTTTGATCAAGGAGGAAACGGTGGAGGTATTGAAAAAAGAACTTTTTCCTATTTCGCATATCATCACGCCCAACATGGACGAAGCGGCAGTGCTTATAGGCAAGGCAGTGGATTCGCTTCCTGAGATGGAAAAAGCAGCTAGCCAATTATTGACATACGGATCGGCCTTCGTGTTGGTCAAAGGGGGGCATCTAAATGGTGATTCCGTGGCTGATGTCCTTTGTGGCCATGATGGCCAAATGCAGGTCTTTAAAAGTGAAAAAATAACTACTGGCAATGTCCATGGAACAGGCTGCACGTTGTCGTCTGCCATAGCCGTTTTTCTGGCAAAAGGGATGGAAGTGGAAAAAGCAGTGGAGCTGGCGAGGAACTTCGTCTTTCAGGCAATTGATGCTGGGAAAACCGTCAAAACAGGTCAGGGAAGTGGGCCTTTAAATCACTTCCACCAACCAAAAAAAATGATTATCCATGAGCTGGACCAGTGA
- the thiE gene encoding thiamine phosphate synthase, with amino-acid sequence MTEPPFPYRLYLVTDQQACLGRDFFWVLEEALKGGVDLVQLREKELPAGAFLDKALKVKSLCDRYEVPLIINDSLEIAKETAAHGVHIGQSDSSMNAAKAFLGEQFPVGLSLEQMDELDDGDAEKAWYYGVSPIFSTPTKPDTRFEWGLGGLSKLRKSTAKPLVAIGNINVFNAVDVLRAGADCLAVVSAICSADSPAKAAESFRTQIEKVK; translated from the coding sequence ATGACTGAACCTCCATTTCCTTACCGACTTTATCTAGTGACCGATCAACAAGCATGCCTTGGCAGGGATTTTTTTTGGGTGCTGGAAGAGGCCCTAAAAGGTGGCGTGGACTTGGTGCAATTGCGGGAAAAGGAACTTCCAGCGGGAGCCTTTTTAGATAAGGCACTTAAGGTAAAGTCACTTTGTGATCGGTACGAAGTCCCGTTAATCATCAATGACAGTTTAGAAATAGCCAAAGAAACAGCTGCCCACGGAGTGCATATCGGGCAATCGGACAGTAGTATGAATGCTGCTAAAGCTTTTTTAGGCGAGCAATTCCCTGTTGGACTTTCCTTGGAGCAGATGGATGAATTGGACGACGGAGATGCTGAAAAAGCGTGGTATTACGGAGTCAGCCCTATCTTTTCTACACCGACAAAGCCTGATACCCGTTTTGAATGGGGGTTGGGTGGGTTAAGCAAACTTAGAAAGTCTACTGCAAAACCATTGGTGGCCATCGGGAATATCAATGTGTTCAACGCAGTAGATGTTCTCCGTGCAGGGGCAGACTGTCTTGCGGTGGTGTCAGCTATTTGCAGTGCAGATAGCCCGGCCAAAGCAGCAGAGAGCTTTCGCACCCAAATCGAAAAAGTAAAATGA